In Salmo salar chromosome ssa15, Ssal_v3.1, whole genome shotgun sequence, one genomic interval encodes:
- the LOC106571959 gene encoding vesicular inhibitory amino acid transporter-like encodes MAHLIRHKLGNKLTNAANTVSNKSQAKVSGVFARLGFQAATDEEGLGFADCDDLDYDYRQGMQMDIMQGDEEGGEMDGGDELTEGDSHYQRDGTGPSSSSIKSTGACNELASEVKPKITSWEAGWNVTNAIQGMFVLGLPYAILHGGYLGLFLIIFAAVVCCYTGKILIACLYEENEDGILVRVRDSYVDIANACCQPRFPSLGGHIVNVAQIIELVMTCILYVVVSGNLMVNSFPNLPVSQKAWSVVATAALLPCAFLKSLKAVSKFSLLCTIAHFVINILVIAYCLSRARDWAWDKVKFYIDVKKFPISIGIIVFSYTSQIFLPSLEGNMQRPSEFHCMMDWTHIGACVLKGLFALVAYLTWADATKEVITDNLPSTIRAVVNLFLVAKALLSYPLPFFAAVEVLEKSFFQDGGRAIFPDCYGPGGRIKSWGLGLRCLLVVFTLIMAIFVPHFALLMGLTGSLTGAGLCFLLPALFHLKLMWRKLLWHHVFFDVAIFVIGGICSISGGIHSVEGLIEAFKYGVEE; translated from the exons ATGGCTCACTTAATTCGACACAAGCTCGGCAACAAGCTGACCAATGCAGCCAACACAGTGTCCAATAAATCGCAGGCCAAGGTCAGCGGAGTGTTCGCCAGATTGGGCTTCCAGGCCGCTACAGATGAAGAGGGTCTGGGGTTCGCGGACTGCGATGACTTGGACTATGACTACAGGCAGGGGATGCAGATGGACATCATGCAGGGCGacgaggaagggggagagatggacgGAGGAGACGAGTTGACGGAGGGAGACAGCCACTACCAGAGAGATGGCACCGGCCCATCATCCTCCTCCATCAAGAGCACTGGGGCGTGTAACGAGTTGGCGTCAGAGGTCAAACCCAAAATTACGTCTTGGGAAGCGGGGTGGAACGTCACCAATGCCATTCAG GGGATGTTCGTCCTTGGCTTACCCTACGCCATTCTTCACGGAGGATACCTCGGACtctttctcatcatatttgcggcTGTTGTATGTTGTTACACCGGAAAGATTCTTATTGCGTGTCTGTATGAAGAGAACGAGGATGGAATTCTGGTGCGCGTGAGGGACTCCTACGTGGACATCGCCAACGCGTGCTGCCAGCCACGGTTCCCGTCTCTGGGCGGGCATATCGTTAACGTTGCTCAGATCATTGAGTTGGTCATGACCTGTATCCTGTACGTGGTGGTCAGTGGCAACCTGATGGTCAACAGCTTCCCCAATCTGCCGGTCTCGCAGAAGGCCTGGTCTGTAGTCGCCACGGCCGCCCTCCTGCCTTGCGCGTTCCTCAAGAGCCTCAAGGCTGTGTCCAAGTTCAGCTTGCTCTGCACTATCGCGCACTTCGTCATCAACATCCTGGTAATAGCCTACTGCCTCTCCAGAGCCCGCGACTGGGCCTGGGACAAAGTCAAATTCTATATTGATGTCAAGAAGTTCCCCATCTCCATCGGCATCATCGTCTTCAGCTACACGTCCCAGATCTTCCTGCCCTCGCTGGAGGGGAACATGCAGAGGCCAAGCGAGTTCCACTGCATGATGGACTGGACCCACATTGGAGCCTGCGTCCTGAAGGGCCTGTTCGCTCTGGTGGCCTACTTGACTTGGGCAGATGCCACCAAAGAGGTCATCACGGACAACCTGCCGTCCACCATCAGAGCGGTGGTCAACCTATTCCTTGTGGCTAAGGCCTTGCTGTCATATCCGCTGCCATTCTTCGCTGCTGTAGAGGTCTTGGAGAAGTCTTTTTTCCAGGATGGAGGGCGCGCCATATTCCCTGACTGTTACGGGCCGGGAGGAAGGATTAAGTCCTGGGGACTGGGCCTCCGGTGCCTCCTGGTGGTGTTCACGTTGATCATGGCCATCTTTGTCCCTCACTTCGCACTCCTCATGGGCCTCACCGGGAGTCTTACCGGCGCCGGGTTGTGCTTCCTTCTCCCAGCCCTCTTTCATCTAAAGCTGATGTGGAGGAAACTTTTATGGCACCACGTGTTCTTTGACGTCGCCATATTTGTCATAGGAGGCATATGCAGCATTTCTGGTGGTATTCACTCAGTAGAAGGGCTCATCGAGGCATTCAAATATGGAGTCGAAGAATAA